A single window of Leishmania infantum JPCM5 genome chromosome 35 DNA harbors:
- a CDS encoding riboflavin kinase/fmn adenylyltransferase-like protein has translation MRPWFLRGRVIHGFGRGGTQLGYPTANLELSEAAIDFLKPYDNLVLWGWGCVEAAEPNTWEARAEDASPAPLGPFPFVMSIGNNPQFKNVDVSAEVHFLHKFDGDFYERVVRIITLERIRSQSAFTTLEELIKTIDGDVVFAEEHLKMPEWAPYGQHEMVNPSCVPAQLHGAAEVPSFGFLEL, from the coding sequence ATGAGGCCGTGGTTTCTGCGCGGTAGGGTAATTCACGGCttcggccgtggcggcacgCAGCTCGGGTACCCCACAGCGAACTTGGAGCTCAGCGAGGCGGCCATCGACTTCCTGAAGCCTTACGATAACCTTGTGCTCTGGGGATGGGGCtgtgtggaggcggcggagcccAACACCTGGGAGGCGCGCGCTGAGGATgcgtctcctgcgccgcTTGGACCTTTTCCGTTTGTGATGTCTATCGGCAACAACCCACAGTTCAAGAACGTAGACGTCAGTGCGGAGGTGCACTTCCTGCACAAGTTTGACGGTGACTTCTACGAGCGTGTCGTACGGATCATCACGCTCGAGCGGATCCGCTCGCAGTCCGCCTTCAcaacgctggaggagctcaTCAAGACAATCGACGGCGATGTGGTGTTTGCCGAGGAGCACTTGAAGATGCCTGAGTGGGCACCGTACGGGCAACATGAAATGGTGAACCCTTCCTgtgtgccggcgcagctgcacggcgcagcCGAGGTTCCATCCTTCGGCTTTCTTGAGCTTTAG
- a CDS encoding putative protein kinase, whose product MAHLDSDAITPHSPRSQPRILAGHIGEEKDAIDRDGMQPGGDVGNGAASILRRRWMYDGGRKIAPFLSARHTHQESKEKVEIGGDSSTVVVRPNVIAATPRENRSPLDRAITPPSPLQLLPKTILPASVVASTSLARQHGVRGNVRPVDEASTYNDEQANPEEHSSPSCSIIASSSSGGGDFSLEADNDAQLSNAPCHAPLGRRLTQLELPFPQVTLSSLLQSNQSTSADGVDTSAGSQDTRLSSKRSTASRRCYVPGRASRLHSNTLVSEGGGGMLSALFSNTSRATTQASEVTTRAPNESLHGLDTSYMRASLLSLSSETESASEGTSLTPVQQHDESITYRSSLPPPPPPPPVRTRTFTLAEATENAAHAAAKHSSTRLTPSALMTPPLMAVEPRSRLPSFRTRNPLMQPRQLSDGHLGEHAVAPSQLHDEDAPAAAGTPRSCYRGPRSALLRGCADRRQSASRTPPIAVLVPLPPKSEELAPAPAPASTPATASPPPTQPLDSDTYAVNANSLASEMSFRYRARPSPRAQQLDPASVLEPRASLCVSPLHPSLSQVYVLTPRPQPPRSTPARSSPPRSGDPTLLEYVASLKPPRGSCSIRRALLSVGVALCAVPLCVAILLFGLHYWAVTLQEKSYAEALLHARMGTMLKVDLELLLSILLSIVVVGGGSGTVIYVVLYRLAIRHQVRAFALCVRLADTLLPLDVHHLAAEDSEGRQDIAMPIDAAAAAAQQADNGDSRAQWFSPFVARWHEEVSRLVKLLTCPIEVSQAEWRSFLFSERRSLALPNEGTNGSGDLPVTETTLADGPFHNSNNRRSLPFGVQASVPMTENEPWPPHEAQPGSRYQMSEAVFSRRPQHPVDVSKRQEAVTVVVCRLMAPAELLVEQRPLTQAQLKELQRLSNEFHQRLRTVPRTSCAAVTEVGVSEVVFSFNTFSPLPSLVASPAAVALAVVAQKALVEWSPTYRGTPVQWGIAVHRFDAYICPTRGMQGRLYVSFGTVEYDFARQLAELAALFDYGALCHAGFLADASCESQCLPVDYVMDLRQQAFLVYQLHDGDVDREQRLQMNSAIASMRNGEYKAAADALGMWRRKSGGCSGLPRTAAHLRYVAGFLERAARKRRLRVSEATVEAVTAPSFTCAVEGVAEWAAESLLTSYFRPPPVWEEEEAPRAPSPDLLRAPAILATSGGGSCGLRKRECGSSNVLVPFSPQPSRGAAGELATFFRSLMRRSYQARTRYVLSAEQREGQVGSRAMGEPPHQPREVLAAIEGDARPPSSLQRCYGLPSPGTESVSGERNVLEDGSAPLSPRDNVTGCSSSFHATRSVFEASTPTTTFPDVTCGDRKWAALALLTEPDQSTVTVTASRPRLFSNSWSLAESGVPEMPTLTPLTSGVLRSSQSDVRRQRHASILISAAKKEDDAAGPVAACASAKDNATLRSSRGRRDSGGCRSERPRGRHGSQFTTEVPTSDELSSRLLGHQCVSQLTDTTIARFPSEVSHESLSARSGSVRRRASASTAAASSVLPLFADSMVPFTVQDRTEARSEAETACEADLNQELSMMSVAQRSRSRRSHRATAQPSSVVCSCTRRIDTSSSNTVMVFQGFHPDGYLVVVKRADRRAAKQVAQLRNEVDLLRELHHRNVVNIVSAWKDDEAVYFAMEYACETLATVLQKFKVLLPGVVRFYAREVLNALVYLHRDCGIIHRDLSPNNVIITNTTDRSRVKLIDFGRSIMGPHFCSGSSGMSTTVPGNASLEFTEQHSSRNKVSVTDVPTSVVGTPLFMSPQACRGLAHPTSDIWSLGIIVHLCLTGTYPYPPETFTDPETFVANIGSGRLTPVIADTCEMTGEARSFIEQCLTLSHTERPSAAALLKHGFVER is encoded by the coding sequence ATGGCGCATCTCGACTCTGATGCGATAACTCCTCACTCGCCGCGCAGCCAACCGAGGATCCTGGCGGGGCACATTGGAGAAGAGAAGGATGCGATTGACCGGGATGGGATGCAGCCAGGGGGAGACGTGGGGAATGGGGCGGCGAGCATATTACGCCGGCGTTGGATGTATGATGGAGGGAGAAAAATtgctccctttctctcgGCGCGACACACGCACCAGGAGAGCAAGGAAAAAGTCGAGATTGGTGGGGACTCTTCCACAGTGGTCGTGAGGCCTAACGTGATTGCCGCCACTCCGCGCGAAAACCGCAGCCCACTTGACAGGGCCATCACTCCACCATCCCCGCTGCAACTGCTCCCCAAGACGATTCTGCCTGCGTCCGTGGTCGCCTCCACGTCACTCGCCAGGCAACACGGTGTCCGTGGTAACGTGCGGCCTGTCGACGAGGCCTCAACGTATAATGACGAGCAGGCCAACCCAGAAGAGCATAGTAGTCCGTCGTGCTCTATAATTGCCTcttccagcagcggcggcggtgactTTTCACTGGAGGCCGACAACGACGCGCAGCTCAGCAACGCCCCGTGCCACGCGCCGTTGGGGAGGCGGCTCACTCAGCTGGAGCTACCTTTTCCACAGGTGACGCTCAGTAGCCTTTTGCAGTCTAACCAGTCTACCTCCGCCGATGGCGTGGACACGTCTGCCGGCTCTCAGGACACTCGGCTGTCGTCGAAGCGGAGCACGGCaagccgccgctgctacgTGCCAGGGCGTGCTTCTCGGCTCCACTCAAACACCCTCGTTTCcgaaggcggtggcgggatGCTGAGCGCTCTCTTCAGCAACACTTCACGGGCTACAACACAAGCTAGTGAAGTcaccacacgcgcgccgAACGAGTCCCTCCACGGCCTTGACACAAGCTACATGCGGGCGTCATTGCTGTCCCTCTCCAGTGAGACGGAGTCCGCTTCAGAGGGCACATCTTTGACGCCAGTGCAGCAACATGATGAGTCCATCACGTATCGCTCGtcgcttccgccgccgccgccgccgccgccggtgcgcacGAGGACCTTCACCCTTGCCGAGGCCACGGAAAACGCGGCGCATGCAGCTGCCAAGCATTCTTCGACTCGGTTGACGCCGTCTGCGCTGATGACACCGCCGTTGATGGCGGTAGAACCGCGGTCGCGGCTACCCTCTTTTCGTACGCGCAACCCCCTCATGCAGCCGCGACAACTCTCGGACGGGCACCTCGGTGAACATGCAGTGGCCCCATCTCAGCTCCATGATGAAGACGCACccgcggcagccggcacCCCTCGCTCCTGTTACCGAGGCCCACGCTCTGCCTTGCTTCGAGGCTGCGCAGACAGAAGGCAAAGCGCTTCGCGCACCCCACCCATCGCAGTGCTCGTCCCGCTTCCGCCGAAGTCGGAGGAACtggcaccggcaccggcaccagcGTCAACACCAGCAACagcctcaccgccgcctaCGCAACCACTCGATAGCGACACTTATGCGGTGAACGCAAACAGCCTGGCCTCCGAGATGAGCTTCCGCTACCGAGCGCGGCCTTCTCCCAGGGCACAGCAACTAGATCCGGCGTCGGTGCTGGAGCCGCGCGCTTCTTTATGTGTTTCACCGCTTCACCCTTCGCTGTCTCAAGTTTATGTGCTCACTCCgaggccgcagccgccgcggtcgacgccggcgcgctcttctccccctcgcAGTGGCGATCCTACACTGCTCGAGTACGTTGCTAGCTTGAAGCCACCACGCGGCTCTTGCAGCATCCGCAGAGCTCTTCTGTCTGTTGGCGTAGCTCTCTGCGCCGTGCCGTTGTGCGTGGCCATTCTGCTGTTTGGTTTACATTACTGGGCTGTTACGTTGCAAGAGAAGAGCTatgcggaggcgctgctgcacgctcGCATGGGGACGATGCTGAAAGTCGActtggagctgctgctcagcatTCTGCTTTCGattgtggtggtgggtggtggaAGTGGCACCGTCATCTACGTCGTGCTTTACCGCCTCGCCATCCGCCATCAGGTGCGTGCCTTTGCTCTCTGTGTGCGACTTGCAGATACGCTGTTACCGTTGGATGTGCATCACCTCGCAGCGGAGGACTCGGAGGGTCGGCAAGACATCGCGATGCCgatcgacgccgctgccgcggcggcacagcaggCCGACAACGGCGATTCTCGTGCGCAGTGGTTTTCTCCGTTTGTCGCCCGATGGCATGAGGAGGTGAGTCGGCTTGTTAAGCTTCTCACGTGCCCGATAGAGGTGAGCCAGGCAGAGTGGCgctcctttctcttctcgGAGCGGCGCAGCCTCGCCTTGCCAAACGAGGGCACCAACGGGAGCGGCGATCTCCCCGTGACAGAGACGACGCTGGCTGATGGACCCTTtcacaacagcaacaaccgCCGCTCGCTCCCTTTTGGCGTGCAAGCGTCGGTGCCCATGACGGAGAACGagccgtggccgccgcatGAAGCGCAACCCGGATCGCGGTATCAAATGAGCGAAGCCGTCTTCTCCCGGCGACCGCAGCACCCAGTGGACGTGAGCAAGCGGCAAGAGGCGGtcacggtggtggtgtgccgTCTCATGGCcccggcggagctgcttgTGGAACAGAGGCCCCtgacgcaggcgcagctgaaggagctgcagcgactcTCGAACGAGTTTCATCAGCGCCTCCGCACCGTGCCGCGGACGTCGTGCGCTGCCGTTACGGAGGTGGGTGTGTCTGAAGTGGTCTTCTCCTTTAATACCTTCTCTCCACTCCCCTCTCTGGTTGCAAGCCCtgcagccgtggcgctggCTGTGGTAGCACAAAAGGCGCTTGTGGAGTGGTCGCCGACGTATCGCGGCACCCCGGTGCAGTGGGGCATCGCCGTGCACCGTTTCGATGCTTACATATGCCCCACGCGCGGTATGCAAGGGCGGCTCTACGTCAGTTTTGGGACGGTCGAGTACGACTTTGCCCGTCAactggcggagctggcggcacTGTTCGACTACGGCGCGTTGTGTCACGCCGGGTTTCTTGCGGACGCTTCGTGTGAATCGCAATGTCTCCCCGTAGACTACGTGATGGATTTGCGTCAGCAGGCCTTTTTGGTGTACCAGctgcacgacggcgacgtcgacagggagcagcggctgcagatGAATAGCGCCATTGCGTCCATGCGCAACGGCGAGTACAAGGCAGCTGCGGATGCACTGGGAATGTGGAGGAGAaagagcggcggctgcagcggcctgCCGAGGACCGCTGCACACCTGCGATATGTTGCGGGGTTTCtggagcgcgccgcgcgtAAGCGTCGGCTGCGCGTTTCTGAGGCCACAGTAGAGGCAGTAACCGCACCGTCTTTCACTTGTGCGGTCGAGGGTGTTGCCGAGTGGGCTGCAGAAAGTCTTCTGACGTCGTATTTCCGCCCACCTCCtgtgtgggaggaggaggaggcgccgcgAGCGCCGAGCCCTGATCTGCTTCGCGCGCCAGCTATTCTGGCGACGAGCGGAGGCGGTAGTTGCGGCTTGCGAAAACGGGAGTGCGGTAGCAGCAACGTACTTGTGCCATTTTCCCCGCAACCATCGCGTGGCGCCGCGGGCGAGTTGGCGACGTTCTTTCGATCACTGATGCGCCGCTCATACCAGGCTCGCACCCGCTACGTATTGTCGGCTGAGCAACGGGAGGGGCAAGTAGGATCCAGAGCCATGGGGGAGCCCCCGCATCAGCCGCGTGAGGTCTTGGCGGCGATAGAGGGCGACGCAAGACCTCCTAGCTCTTTGCAGAGGTGTTACGGGCTACCCTCTCCCGGGACCGAGTCTGTTTCAGGAGAACGTAACGTGCTCGAGGACGGCTCTGCGCCTCTTTCGCCGCGTGACAATGTCACCGGCTGCTCGTCCTCGTTTCATGCGACGCGCTCTGTTTTCGAGGCGTCGACCCCGACCACTACATTTCCGGACGTGACGTGTGGAGATCGGAAGTGGGCGGCGCTCGCACTTCTGACAGAGCCGGACCAAAGCACGGTCACCGTGACCGCGTCGAGGCCGCGCCTCTTCTCGAACAGTTGGAGTCTTGCCGAATCTGGTGTGCCGGAGATGCCGACGCTGACGCCACTGACCTCGGGGGTTTTGCGGTCTTCGCAGTCGGATGTCCGGCGGCAACGTCACGCCTCCATTCTAATCTCGGCAGCGAAAAAGGAAGACGATGCGGCGGGTCCTGTCGCCGCCTGTGCATCTGCAAAGGACAATGCAACTCTGCGCTCTtcgcgagggcggcgcgacagcggcggttGCAGGAGTGAGCGACCACGCGGTCGCCATGGCTCCCAGTTTACGACGGAGGTCCCGACCAGCGATGAGTTGTCGTCACGGCTGTTGGGGCATCAATGCGTCTCCCAGCTGACCGACACCACGATCGCCCGCTTCCCGTCCGAGGTGAGCCACGAATCTCTGTCGGCGCGCTCTGGTTCAGTGCGTCGGCGCGCCTCtgcgagcaccgccgccgcctcctcggttctccctctctttgcgGACAGCATGGTACCCTTTACTGTGCAGGACAGGACAGAGGCGCGCAGTGAGGCGGAGACTGCCTGCGAGGCAGATCTTAATCAAGAGCTGTCGATGATGTCTGTTGCGCAGCGCTCCCGTTCCCGGCGCAGCCACcgtgcgacggcgcagccaTCGTCTGTGGTCTGCTCCTGTACGAGGCGCATCGACACCAGCTCGAGCAACACGGTGATGGTCTTCCAAGGCTTCCACCCAGACGGCTATCTAGTTGTGGTGAAGCGTGCGGACCGCCGTGCTGCGAagcaggtggcgcagctgcggaaCGAAGTGGATCTGTTGCGGGAGCTGCATCACCGCAACGTCGTCAACATCGTCAGTGCCTGGAaggacgacgaggcggtGTATTTCGCGATGGAGTACGCTTGCGAAACGCTCGCGACCGTTCTGCAGAAGTtcaaggtgctgctgcccgggGTTGTACGCTTCTACGCGCGTGAGGTGCTGAACGCGCTGGTCTATCTGCACCGGGACTGCGGCATCATCCACCGCGATCTGTCGCCCAACAACGTCATCATCACCAACACAACGGATCGAAGTCGCGTGAAGTTAATTGACTTTGGCCGCTCCATCATGGGACCGCACTtctgcagtggcagcagtggcatGTCGACGACAGTGCCAGGCAACGCCAGCCTCGAGTTCACGGAGCAGCACTCGAGCCGCAACAAGGTAAGTGTCACGGACGTGCCCACGTCGGTCGTCGGGACGCCCCTCTTCATGTCCCCGCAGGCTTGCAGAGGCCTTGCGCATCCGACGAGCGACATCTGGAGCTTGGGCATCATTGTGCACCTGTGCCTCACAGGGACCTACCCGTACCCGCCAGAGACCTTTACCGATCCCGAGACGTTTGTTGCAAATATCGGGAGCGGCCGTTTGACCCCGGTGATCGCGGACACTTGCGAGATGACTGGCGAGGCACGCAGCTTTATTGAACAGTGCTTGACCCTGAGCCACACCGAACGTccctctgccgcagcgctgctgaaACACGGCTTTGTAGAACGCTGA